The Eubacteriaceae bacterium Marseille-Q4139 genome has a window encoding:
- a CDS encoding aminotransferase class I/II-fold pyridoxal phosphate-dependent enzyme gives MQAIILAAGMGKRLKDLTADNTKCMVKVNGVTLIERMLTQLDKRNLKRIILVVGYEGKKLIDYIGTLSIQTPIQFITNPIYDKTNNIYSLALAKDCLCEDDTLLLESDLIFEDSILDVLMEDPRPTLALVDKYESWMDGTVVKLDDDDSIREFVPGKKFKFEDIPYYYKTVNVYKFSRHFSETHYVPFLDAYSKALGNNEYYEQVLRVITMLDEPEIKGKRLNGQLWYEIDDIQDLDIASSMFAPADEEKLNRLQRRYGGYWRYPKLLDFCYLVNPYFPPQKLMDEMKSNFEKLLTQYPSGAAVNALLAAKNFSVHPEHIAVGNGAAELIKAVMEGSHERIGFVRPTFEEYPNRYDKEKSSVFIPQNEDYSYTADDLMTFFADSDLEMLIVVNPDNPSGNYIPKCDLLRLCEWARKKGMRLLIDESFCDFSDEEDNTLISEQILNRYENLIVIKSISKSYGVPGIRLGVIASGDEELIARIKKDVSIWNINSFGEFYMQIAEKYQKDYKTALVQFRKERQRFIAELKKIKQLRILPTQANYIMAEILEEYSSKELAKILLVHHDLFIKDLSKKINDSSRQFIRISVRNTEDNNKFLAAVKEVFKERA, from the coding sequence ATTTAAAACGGATCATTTTGGTTGTCGGATATGAGGGGAAGAAGCTGATTGATTATATCGGGACGCTCTCCATACAGACACCAATACAGTTTATTACAAATCCAATTTATGATAAGACGAATAATATCTATTCTTTGGCGCTCGCGAAAGACTGCCTCTGTGAAGATGATACTTTGCTTTTAGAATCAGATCTTATTTTTGAAGATTCTATTTTGGATGTGCTCATGGAGGATCCGCGTCCTACGCTCGCGCTTGTGGATAAATATGAAAGCTGGATGGATGGAACCGTTGTTAAACTGGATGATGATGACTCTATTCGAGAGTTCGTTCCGGGAAAGAAGTTTAAATTTGAAGACATTCCCTACTACTATAAAACAGTGAATGTTTATAAATTCAGCAGACATTTTTCTGAAACTCACTATGTCCCATTTTTGGATGCATATTCAAAAGCATTAGGGAATAACGAGTATTATGAACAGGTTCTCCGAGTCATTACCATGCTGGATGAACCGGAAATTAAGGGGAAAAGGCTGAATGGGCAGCTATGGTATGAAATTGATGATATTCAGGATCTGGATATTGCTTCTTCCATGTTTGCGCCGGCAGATGAAGAAAAGCTAAACAGATTGCAGCGGAGATACGGCGGTTACTGGAGATATCCCAAGCTGTTGGATTTTTGTTATTTGGTAAATCCGTATTTTCCGCCCCAAAAGTTAATGGATGAAATGAAATCCAATTTTGAAAAGCTTCTTACTCAATATCCATCAGGAGCTGCCGTAAATGCCCTTCTGGCAGCTAAGAATTTTAGTGTTCACCCGGAACATATCGCGGTGGGAAATGGAGCGGCGGAGCTGATAAAGGCTGTTATGGAAGGCAGTCATGAAAGAATAGGTTTTGTTCGCCCAACCTTTGAGGAATATCCCAATCGTTATGACAAGGAAAAAAGTTCTGTATTCATTCCACAGAATGAGGACTATTCTTATACAGCAGATGACCTCATGACTTTCTTTGCAGATTCCGACCTGGAAATGCTGATTGTGGTAAATCCAGATAATCCATCGGGGAATTACATACCAAAGTGTGATTTGCTTCGTTTATGTGAGTGGGCTAGGAAAAAGGGAATGCGGCTTTTGATTGATGAAAGCTTCTGTGATTTCTCGGATGAAGAGGATAATACGCTGATAAGCGAACAAATCTTAAACAGATATGAAAATTTGATCGTTATCAAGAGCATTTCCAAATCATATGGGGTTCCGGGAATTCGTCTGGGAGTGATCGCCAGTGGAGACGAGGAGCTCATTGCGCGGATAAAGAAAGATGTTTCTATATGGAACATCAATTCCTTTGGAGAATTTTACATGCAGATTGCAGAAAAATACCAAAAGGATTATAAAACTGCCCTGGTACAATTCCGAAAAGAGCGTCAGCGCTTTATTGCGGAACTGAAAAAGATTAAACAGCTTCGCATATTGCCGACACAGGCGAATTACATTATGGCTGAGATTCTGGAAGAATATTCCTCGAAGGAACTGGCGAAAATTCTGCTGGTGCACCATGACTTATTCATTAAAGATTTATCGAAAAAAATAAATGACAGCAGCCGGCAATTTATACGCATTTCTGTCCGAAATACGGAAGACAATAATAAGTTTCTGGCAGCTGTAAAAGAAGTTTTTAAGGAAAGGGCATGA
- a CDS encoding NAD/NADP octopine/nopaline dehydrogenase family protein, giving the protein MKICVIGGGNIGTAIAADLARKNQVTMLTGHPTNWKKELFSHDTDTGEGFQAILNDITDSAEKAVKDAQVVFLTVPSFLMEQEIRRCEPYLAPGTIFCVMPGTGGAEFLCRGLLEKGGILAGFDRVTHVSRLETYGKCVNVAKKKKVRIAALPKTEVVSVAALMSELFEMECTPLENYLTVTFTPSNPLLHTARVFDLFGDYKEGMTWPRNILFYGEWTNFASEVMLECDAELQALCRRIEAAQNINLQGVIPLKEHYGVETISELTDKMQSIKSLQNITSPMSLRGENYIPDFNSRYFLEDFPYGLCILRGFIEVAGLSAPYMDKILKWYCQITGKQYYFDGKFKGADLAETAIPQNYGITTLEELGIFYNQ; this is encoded by the coding sequence ATGAAAATTTGTGTCATCGGAGGCGGAAACATCGGCACTGCTATTGCTGCAGATTTGGCAAGGAAAAACCAAGTTACAATGCTAACCGGGCATCCGACTAATTGGAAAAAGGAATTATTTAGCCATGATACAGATACAGGGGAAGGCTTCCAGGCAATATTGAATGATATTACTGACTCTGCTGAAAAGGCAGTGAAAGATGCGCAGGTAGTTTTCCTAACGGTTCCTTCCTTTTTAATGGAGCAAGAAATTCGCCGTTGTGAGCCTTATCTGGCCCCCGGGACAATTTTTTGTGTAATGCCTGGAACTGGCGGGGCAGAATTTTTATGTAGGGGGTTATTGGAAAAAGGGGGTATCTTGGCAGGATTTGATCGGGTTACACATGTGTCAAGGCTAGAAACGTATGGAAAATGTGTAAACGTAGCTAAAAAGAAAAAGGTTCGTATAGCAGCCTTGCCCAAAACAGAAGTGGTATCTGTTGCAGCATTAATGTCTGAACTTTTTGAAATGGAATGTACTCCATTAGAAAATTATTTGACCGTAACCTTTACACCATCCAATCCTCTTTTGCATACGGCAAGAGTATTCGATTTATTTGGCGATTATAAAGAAGGAATGACTTGGCCAAGAAATATTTTGTTCTATGGAGAATGGACCAACTTTGCATCAGAAGTTATGCTAGAATGTGATGCCGAATTACAGGCATTATGCCGTCGAATCGAAGCTGCGCAGAATATAAATTTGCAGGGAGTTATTCCGTTAAAAGAGCATTATGGAGTAGAAACGATTTCGGAATTAACTGATAAAATGCAAAGTATAAAAAGTTTGCAAAATATTACTTCTCCAATGTCTCTTCGGGGAGAAAATTACATTCCGGATTTTAACTCACGTTATTTTTTGGAAGATTTTCCGTATGGTCTCTGCATTTTACGCGGCTTTATCGAAGTTGCAGGTTTATCAGCCCCATATATGGACAAAATTCTTAAATGGTATTGTCAAATCACGGGAAAGCAATATTATTTTGATGGAAAATTTAAAGGAGCTGATTTAGCAGAGACAGCGATTCCCCAAAACTATGGCATTACGACTTTGGAAGAATTAGGGATTTTTTATAATCAATAA
- a CDS encoding DUF1015 domain-containing protein encodes MAPCFLSANILLPSYGAMSDAWPVVACDQYVSQPEYWEEVNDLVGDKPSSLRVILPEAYLSERSERIPPMREAMENYLSSSILTEQVKQGFVLVERTTEAGVRIGLVGMVDLESYGIEADSKLPIRATEGIVPSRVPPRVDVRRQAPLEIPHIMLLIDDAKGRLIETVYAQRGHLRQLYDTALMKNGGHLRGYAVEGDAAETVCRTLMDMQNQSKGLFLAVGDGNHSLAAAKTYWEERKETLSAEEAMHHPARYALAEIVNLHCPALKFEPIHRVVFHMNAQKVLMAFEEYATSRGMALLPGADFYVVGKELETGFSISGLNGRLIVEIVQDFLSSYEEKNPQIAVDYIHGEKDALSLARKPECCGFLLKSIDKRDLFPAIEAGGVLPRKTFSMGEASEKRYYMECRKIAY; translated from the coding sequence ATTGCGCCATGTTTTCTTTCTGCCAATATACTGCTGCCTTCCTATGGAGCAATGTCAGATGCTTGGCCAGTTGTTGCCTGCGACCAATATGTCAGCCAGCCGGAATATTGGGAGGAAGTGAATGACCTTGTGGGAGATAAACCCTCTTCATTAAGAGTTATTTTACCGGAAGCATATCTTTCAGAGCGGTCAGAACGCATTCCGCCGATGAGAGAGGCCATGGAAAACTATCTAAGCAGCTCGATTCTAACGGAGCAGGTAAAACAAGGCTTTGTATTGGTAGAGCGGACGACCGAAGCTGGTGTTCGAATAGGCCTAGTTGGAATGGTTGACTTAGAGTCTTATGGAATAGAAGCAGATTCCAAGCTGCCCATTCGTGCAACGGAAGGAATTGTTCCATCCAGAGTTCCTCCAAGAGTGGACGTACGGCGACAGGCACCGCTTGAAATACCTCATATCATGCTGCTGATTGATGATGCAAAAGGACGTTTAATTGAAACAGTATATGCTCAAAGAGGGCATTTACGGCAGCTTTATGATACAGCCTTAATGAAAAATGGAGGGCATTTGCGGGGATACGCTGTTGAGGGAGATGCGGCTGAAACGGTTTGCCGCACGCTTATGGATATGCAGAATCAGTCAAAGGGCCTTTTCCTGGCAGTCGGAGACGGAAATCATTCTCTGGCTGCAGCAAAGACATACTGGGAAGAGCGAAAAGAGACACTTTCGGCAGAAGAAGCAATGCATCATCCTGCCAGATACGCGTTGGCAGAAATTGTAAATCTGCACTGCCCTGCCTTAAAGTTTGAGCCCATTCATCGTGTGGTCTTTCATATGAATGCCCAAAAAGTGTTAATGGCATTTGAAGAATATGCCACATCACGGGGAATGGCTTTGCTCCCGGGGGCAGATTTCTACGTTGTGGGGAAAGAACTGGAAACTGGATTTTCAATATCAGGCCTGAATGGCCGCTTGATTGTGGAAATCGTACAGGATTTTTTGAGCAGCTATGAAGAAAAAAATCCACAGATAGCAGTTGATTACATCCATGGAGAAAAAGATGCGTTATCTTTAGCGCGTAAGCCGGAGTGCTGTGGTTTCCTTTTGAAAAGCATCGATAAAAGAGATCTGTTCCCGGCAATTGAGGCAGGCGGTGTGTTGCCAAGGAAAACCTTCTCAATGGGTGAGGCGAGTGAAAAACGATACTATATGGAATGTAGAAAGATAGCATATTGA
- a CDS encoding glycosyltransferase family 2 protein: MSLVSIIVPCYNEEESLPLFYRAISNVQKSISEYSFEILFVDDGSKDNTLSIIKNLAQKNSDIKYISFSRNFGKEAAIYAGLKASSGDYVAIMDADLQDPPQLLPQMLRYITEEHYDSVATRRVTRKGEPPIRSFFARCFYKLINKISKTEIVDGARDYRLMTRQFVNSLISMKEYNRFSKGLFGWVGYKTKWLEFENVERAAGQTKWSFGKLFLYSLEGIVAFSTVPLAIAAVLGVLCCIVAFAFIFFIILRTLMYGDPVAGWPSLVCIVLLVGGLQLLCLGILGEYISKLYLESKNRPIYICAETNIVQSSEKYECTFEEQ; this comes from the coding sequence ATGTCGCTAGTTTCAATTATTGTTCCATGCTATAACGAAGAAGAATCTTTGCCACTTTTCTATCGGGCAATTTCAAATGTACAAAAAAGTATATCAGAATATTCTTTTGAAATCCTTTTTGTCGATGACGGCTCAAAGGATAATACCTTAAGCATAATAAAAAATTTGGCGCAAAAAAATAGTGATATAAAGTATATTTCATTTTCTCGAAATTTTGGTAAGGAAGCGGCTATTTATGCTGGTTTAAAAGCTTCCAGTGGAGACTATGTCGCTATTATGGATGCTGATTTACAAGATCCGCCGCAATTATTGCCCCAAATGCTCAGATATATTACCGAAGAGCATTATGATTCGGTAGCAACAAGAAGAGTGACAAGAAAAGGTGAGCCACCAATTCGTTCTTTTTTTGCACGTTGCTTTTACAAATTAATAAATAAAATTTCCAAAACGGAAATAGTAGATGGTGCTCGTGACTATCGTCTTATGACAAGGCAGTTTGTTAATTCATTAATATCAATGAAAGAATATAATCGTTTTTCAAAAGGTTTATTTGGGTGGGTTGGTTATAAAACAAAATGGTTGGAATTTGAAAATGTAGAGAGGGCTGCCGGGCAAACAAAATGGTCTTTCGGCAAATTATTTTTATATAGTCTCGAAGGAATTGTCGCGTTTTCTACAGTTCCGTTAGCAATCGCTGCCGTTTTGGGTGTTTTGTGTTGTATTGTTGCTTTTGCGTTTATTTTTTTCATCATACTGCGAACTCTTATGTATGGAGATCCTGTTGCTGGTTGGCCGTCATTGGTCTGTATTGTTCTTCTGGTTGGAGGACTTCAATTATTGTGCCTTGGTATCTTGGGCGAATACATATCTAAACTATATTTGGAAAGCAAAAATCGTCCAATTTATATATGCGCAGAGACGAATATTGTACAATCATCAGAAAAATACGAGTGTACTTTCGAAGAACAATGA
- a CDS encoding nucleotidyltransferase domain-containing protein: MDQEKVFLPKVSGIKEEVFQQLICLAKEYQIERMILFGSRARGDFYTVSDIDLAVSGGDFNRFALDAEECIDTLLKFDIINLNAPMEEELLESINKDGIIIYEKI; the protein is encoded by the coding sequence ATGGATCAAGAAAAGGTGTTTCTTCCAAAAGTATCCGGGATAAAAGAAGAGGTGTTTCAGCAGCTCATCTGCCTGGCGAAAGAATATCAAATAGAGAGAATGATCTTATTTGGATCCCGTGCTCGCGGAGATTTTTATACCGTCAGCGATATTGATTTGGCTGTTTCGGGTGGAGACTTTAATCGTTTTGCGTTAGATGCGGAAGAGTGTATAGATACGCTTTTAAAATTTGATATCATCAACTTAAATGCCCCTATGGAAGAGGAGTTACTGGAAAGCATAAATAAGGATGGGATTATTATCTATGAAAAAATATGA
- a CDS encoding glucosyltransferase domain-containing protein, with amino-acid sequence MKSIAKKTPINYGVLIFSFLVVFVSFGMFLNLHFSVDSYSVYYNEDPDIQIRNARYLNYIVTLLLNNIQFNLVSNQKILTFSLIISISLCIYFLTGLIAKALNKRNKKCNLYWLALSISISFCNTFILEWFLYPETTLFYAISLLLCMVAIFVWIKNTRLINLMISITLLTMSLFCYQATFAFFGIFVFLYLCLKENFNFNKTNNKIILKTIFVMGISCLFLLISQKFLTRTSEARVASLSLNNLLSNTKQLLKLQFHLLYNGNGFFPPLVLTVSMITLGGVMYWILIKDEKVSLKKLLYFSFFSLLFYAIIFTPHLVSQNLWFAPRTMVAFFSAFSFLAIISFAYSKNSSGKNVYIVIMILVMLTANIFTIHTIGLNHFISNYLDKKTALEIQEQIQQYEKETTINIKKIGTTFDSNPSYSYPGISFVKYDTNTKCYCVDWGDVNAINYYNNTAYEKVVFDSSLVGFLPDRKNWDTFIPEEQLIFVNDTLYWIKY; translated from the coding sequence ATGAAAAGTATAGCGAAAAAAACTCCAATAAATTATGGCGTGTTGATTTTTAGCTTTTTGGTAGTTTTTGTTTCTTTTGGTATGTTTCTGAACCTACATTTTTCCGTGGACTCATATAGTGTATATTATAATGAAGACCCGGATATACAAATTAGAAATGCGAGATATTTAAACTATATTGTCACTCTTCTTTTGAACAATATACAGTTTAATTTGGTTTCGAACCAAAAGATTCTTACGTTTTCACTTATTATATCAATATCTTTATGTATATATTTTTTGACAGGGCTTATTGCGAAAGCACTTAATAAGCGAAACAAAAAATGTAATTTGTATTGGCTTGCGTTATCAATAAGTATTTCTTTTTGCAATACTTTTATTTTGGAATGGTTTCTTTATCCGGAAACGACCCTTTTTTATGCCATTAGCCTTCTTTTATGTATGGTTGCCATTTTTGTTTGGATAAAAAATACCCGACTAATAAATCTTATGATTTCAATTACATTATTAACAATGTCTCTTTTTTGTTACCAAGCTACATTTGCTTTTTTTGGTATTTTTGTTTTTCTTTATTTGTGCTTAAAGGAAAATTTTAATTTTAATAAAACTAATAATAAAATAATTTTAAAAACTATTTTTGTCATGGGGATAAGTTGTCTGTTTTTACTAATATCCCAAAAGTTTCTTACCAGAACCTCAGAAGCGCGAGTTGCTTCACTTTCGCTAAATAATTTACTTTCAAACACTAAACAATTACTAAAACTGCAATTTCATCTTCTGTATAATGGGAATGGTTTTTTTCCGCCCTTGGTGTTAACAGTTTCTATGATTACTTTGGGTGGAGTAATGTACTGGATATTGATAAAGGATGAAAAAGTAAGCTTGAAAAAACTGCTGTACTTTTCATTTTTTAGTTTACTATTTTATGCAATAATTTTTACCCCTCATTTAGTTTCACAAAATCTCTGGTTTGCGCCTAGAACTATGGTTGCGTTTTTTTCTGCTTTTTCGTTTTTGGCTATCATTAGTTTTGCATATAGTAAAAATTCATCTGGTAAAAATGTATATATCGTTATAATGATTCTTGTGATGCTAACTGCTAATATATTTACTATTCATACGATTGGACTTAACCATTTTATATCCAACTATTTAGATAAAAAAACGGCATTGGAAATCCAAGAGCAGATACAACAATATGAAAAAGAAACAACTATAAATATAAAAAAAATAGGAACCACGTTTGATAGTAATCCATCATACTCATATCCTGGCATATCTTTTGTAAAATATGATACTAACACAAAATGCTACTGTGTTGATTGGGGAGATGTGAATGCAATTAATTATTATAATAACACGGCCTATGAGAAAGTCGTTTTTGATTCTTCGTTAGTTGGCTTTTTGCCGGATAGAAAAAATTGGGATACATTTATTCCGGAAGAACAATTGATCTTTGTGAATGACACCTTATACTGGATCAAGTACTGA
- a CDS encoding putative DNA binding domain-containing protein translates to MIEIELLELIKKIQDMKAETQTVEVKAAHHGCPKRLYDTLSAFSNQDSGGVLIFGLDETNDFQSVGVYDVQDLQKKVNEQCKQMVPPIRPIFTSVRYGSGYIVSAEIPATDVTERPCYYGGVGRTKGSYVRSGDSDEPMTDYEIYSYEAFRKKYQDDIRVNEKADMTTIDMSALNRYIQLVKDKNPNLSKLPDQDVFRFLNIVIDGKPTLTCTLLFSLYPQMSYPQYTINAMVVPGYERGDVGPDGSRFSDNLRIEGTIPEVLEQALKFLHSNLKIKTIIDPSTGYRADKYEYPMIALREALLNSLVHRDYSFHTEAMPIELIIYKDRLEIRNPGGLYGRLSIDKLGKVQPDTRNPVLARALETLGITENRYSGIPTIRRELKQAGMRDAEFMDSRSEFCVTFYNGVQREVHFTDRTEEQDLLEFCREPRSRKEIADYLGIATIYYVSQNYINPLLESGQLKMTIPEHPKSRNQRFYRG, encoded by the coding sequence ATGATCGAAATAGAATTACTCGAACTAATTAAAAAAATCCAGGATATGAAGGCCGAAACGCAGACCGTCGAGGTGAAAGCCGCTCATCATGGCTGTCCAAAACGCCTGTATGATACCCTGTCTGCATTCTCCAACCAGGACAGCGGCGGTGTCCTGATTTTTGGTCTTGACGAGACAAACGATTTCCAGAGCGTCGGAGTTTATGACGTACAGGATTTACAGAAAAAAGTGAATGAGCAGTGCAAGCAGATGGTTCCGCCAATCCGCCCCATCTTCACCAGCGTCCGGTATGGCAGCGGTTACATTGTATCAGCGGAAATTCCGGCGACAGATGTTACAGAACGCCCCTGCTATTATGGTGGAGTCGGCCGAACGAAAGGCTCCTATGTGCGTTCCGGAGATTCCGACGAACCAATGACAGATTATGAAATTTACAGCTACGAGGCATTCCGAAAAAAATATCAGGATGATATTCGGGTCAATGAAAAAGCAGATATGACGACGATTGATATGTCTGCTTTAAATCGTTACATTCAATTAGTGAAAGATAAAAATCCCAATTTATCCAAGCTCCCGGATCAGGATGTCTTTCGCTTCCTAAACATAGTTATTGATGGGAAGCCGACTCTGACATGCACACTGCTGTTTTCCCTCTATCCGCAAATGTCATATCCACAGTACACCATCAATGCCATGGTGGTTCCGGGCTATGAAAGAGGAGATGTCGGGCCGGATGGTTCTCGCTTCAGTGATAATCTTAGAATTGAGGGGACAATTCCCGAAGTGCTGGAACAGGCGCTGAAATTTCTGCACAGCAATCTGAAAATTAAAACCATCATCGACCCGTCCACCGGTTACAGAGCTGACAAGTATGAATATCCGATGATCGCGCTCCGCGAGGCACTTCTCAATTCCCTTGTCCATCGTGATTACAGCTTCCATACCGAAGCTATGCCCATTGAATTGATTATTTACAAGGATCGCTTGGAAATCCGCAATCCAGGCGGACTATATGGCCGGCTTTCCATTGACAAGCTTGGCAAGGTACAGCCGGATACAAGAAATCCCGTTCTTGCACGGGCGTTGGAGACGCTGGGAATTACAGAAAACCGCTATTCCGGCATTCCAACCATCCGACGGGAATTAAAGCAGGCGGGGATGCGGGATGCGGAATTTATGGATTCCAGGAGTGAATTTTGTGTTACATTCTATAATGGCGTCCAGAGAGAAGTCCACTTTACTGATCGGACAGAAGAGCAGGATCTTTTGGAATTCTGCCGTGAGCCGCGTTCAAGAAAGGAAATTGCGGATTATCTTGGAATTGCCACGATTTATTATGTGAGCCAAAATTACATTAACCCGCTTCTGGAAAGTGGGCAGCTTAAAATGACAATTCCGGAACATCCCAAAAGCAGGAATCAGAGATTTTATCGAGGCTAG
- a CDS encoding HI0074 family nucleotidyltransferase substrate-binding subunit: MKKYENFCRALENLKDIYQYDEPYNNVILSGLVALYEICFEQAWKAMKEIMSAEGIREADTGSPKMIIKSAYKIGMITDEECWLSALVARNNVAHSYNQAVALGIVRETKERYVEMFCDLREVLSKRIS, from the coding sequence ATGAAAAAATATGAAAATTTTTGCAGGGCTCTGGAGAATCTGAAAGATATCTATCAATATGATGAGCCATATAACAATGTGATTCTGAGCGGTTTGGTAGCACTCTACGAAATTTGTTTTGAGCAGGCCTGGAAAGCGATGAAAGAAATTATGTCCGCAGAAGGGATCCGCGAGGCGGATACAGGCTCGCCCAAAATGATCATCAAGTCCGCATACAAAATTGGTATGATCACAGATGAAGAATGCTGGCTGTCAGCGTTGGTAGCCAGGAACAATGTAGCCCATTCCTATAATCAAGCTGTTGCTTTAGGGATCGTGAGGGAGACAAAAGAACGGTATGTTGAGATGTTCTGTGATTTGAGGGAAGTGCTGAGTAAACGGATATCGTAA